The following coding sequences lie in one Halarsenatibacter silvermanii genomic window:
- a CDS encoding PocR ligand-binding domain-containing protein: MTNRKDTSKIRVFSEKAGDMEKTLISGGNSEMTGERFNDSEEIIIEEVLDLDFVQELQDEFVKALGIATLTSDVEGNKLTEPSGFTDFCQLMRSSAEGERRCEESGRRGGKKARKRGEAQVYECHAGLYDFSIPIEIAGEHVCNVKGGQIVPEDPPTKEEIRSIARELNLDPERMEEKFENVPRVEVSQVRAAANIMQLVLSSLSEVWSHQYQLEEFSQKRTEKFNDAFDRIESISASAQELTASSQEISSQAKNTEELLEEVEESLDRTEDIYNAVKKIADKTTILGLNASIEAARLGQEGAGFNVVAEEIRELSENSKESIAEIEKTMVEMRKKMDEIHSAAGETSEITDEQANAVEGLTEDLQRVQHVMREVLEMDI, from the coding sequence ATGACGAACCGGAAAGATACCAGTAAAATAAGGGTTTTCTCCGAAAAAGCCGGTGATATGGAGAAGACCCTAATCTCTGGAGGTAATAGTGAAATGACAGGCGAAAGATTTAACGATTCTGAAGAGATCATTATCGAGGAAGTTCTGGACCTGGATTTTGTGCAGGAACTGCAGGATGAATTCGTCAAAGCCCTGGGTATAGCCACCCTCACCTCCGATGTCGAGGGCAATAAGCTTACCGAGCCCAGCGGCTTTACCGATTTCTGTCAGCTGATGCGCTCCAGCGCAGAGGGAGAAAGGCGCTGCGAGGAGTCAGGACGCAGAGGAGGAAAAAAAGCCCGGAAAAGAGGAGAAGCACAGGTATATGAGTGCCACGCCGGGCTTTATGATTTTTCCATACCGATCGAGATAGCAGGCGAACATGTCTGCAATGTCAAAGGTGGACAGATCGTTCCCGAGGACCCTCCTACTAAAGAAGAAATACGCAGCATAGCCCGGGAGTTAAATCTCGACCCGGAGCGGATGGAAGAAAAATTTGAGAATGTGCCCCGGGTGGAGGTAAGTCAGGTAAGAGCCGCAGCCAACATAATGCAGCTGGTTCTTTCCTCCCTGAGCGAGGTCTGGTCTCACCAATACCAGCTGGAAGAATTCTCTCAGAAAAGGACCGAAAAATTCAACGATGCTTTCGATAGGATAGAAAGCATATCCGCCTCGGCTCAGGAGCTCACCGCCAGCTCCCAGGAGATCTCATCGCAGGCCAAAAATACTGAAGAACTGCTGGAAGAAGTGGAAGAAAGTCTCGATAGAACCGAGGATATTTATAATGCTGTTAAAAAGATAGCCGATAAAACGACGATTCTCGGGCTCAATGCCTCCATAGAAGCCGCCCGGTTAGGTCAGGAGGGCGCCGGCTTCAATGTGGTGGCCGAGGAGATTAGAGAGCTCTCCGAAAACTCCAAAGAATCGATCGCGGAGATCGAGAAAACCATGGTTGAGATGAGAAAAAAGATGGACGAAATTCACTCAGCCGCCGGCGAAACCAGCGAGATAACCGACGAGCAGGCCAATGCTGTCGAGGGGCTTACCGAGGATCTGCAAAGGGTCCAGCATGTCATGCGGGAAGTCCTGGAGATGGATATATAA
- a CDS encoding ribonuclease HII codes for MGEQLRLDCNLDISSMTLAEIRDYLQGRQHIPEPVRRRLEADDRRGSKKLLQSHNRRRQKQKRRRRHLNQLKKYENELREQGIKLIAGLDEAGCGALAGPVMAGAIILPAGSRITGVDDCKKLTPGRREELARRLKEEALAWNTGEAGVSEIDNLGITSATSLAMFRAADGLTPEPERLLVDGHPELPELDFPIEGVAGGDGCVYSIAAASILAKVCRDRKMDRLAENFPGYAFAEHRGYGTPAHRREVSRRGQTPLHRRDFSFNKRGQLSLLTQ; via the coding sequence ATGGGAGAGCAGCTCCGGCTGGATTGTAATCTCGACATATCCTCCATGACCCTGGCCGAAATCAGGGATTATCTGCAGGGGCGGCAGCATATTCCCGAACCAGTCCGCCGCCGTCTCGAAGCTGATGACCGCCGGGGCAGTAAAAAGCTGCTGCAATCACATAATCGCCGCCGCCAGAAACAAAAGCGCCGGCGCAGGCATCTGAACCAGCTGAAAAAATATGAGAATGAGCTGCGGGAACAGGGAATTAAATTGATAGCCGGGCTGGACGAGGCCGGCTGCGGCGCCCTGGCAGGCCCGGTGATGGCTGGCGCCATAATTCTGCCGGCGGGCAGCCGGATAACGGGGGTAGATGACTGTAAAAAGCTGACGCCGGGCCGCCGTGAGGAACTGGCTCGCCGGCTGAAAGAAGAAGCTCTGGCCTGGAATACAGGCGAGGCCGGGGTGAGCGAGATAGACAACCTGGGCATCACCTCTGCCACCTCGCTGGCCATGTTCAGAGCTGCCGACGGTTTAACCCCCGAACCAGAACGCCTGCTTGTCGATGGTCACCCGGAATTGCCTGAGCTGGATTTTCCGATAGAAGGAGTAGCCGGCGGAGACGGATGTGTTTATTCGATAGCTGCCGCCTCTATTCTGGCCAAGGTCTGCCGCGATCGAAAGATGGATAGGCTGGCTGAAAATTTTCCCGGCTACGCCTTTGCAGAACACAGGGGTTATGGAACTCCCGCCCATCGCCGGGAAGTAAGCCGCCGCGGTCAAACGCCTCTACACCGCCGGGATTTTAGTTTCAATAAGCGCGGCCAACTCAGTCTTTTAACACAATAA